From Capsicum annuum cultivar UCD-10X-F1 unplaced genomic scaffold, UCD10Xv1.1 ctg79477, whole genome shotgun sequence, one genomic window encodes:
- the LOC124895052 gene encoding uncharacterized protein LOC124895052, translating to MSSPHRINRDLGVNRSNANEHRKISVSSPEKEDRYYTTRGSVVVDDSSKLLVDAREEKKKMVWPKLHITLSSKEKEEDFLAMKGCKLPQRPKKRAKLIQRTILLVQPGTWLQDLCPERYEVREKKTSKKKPRGLKAMGSMESDSE from the exons ATGTCTTCTCCACATCGTATTAACAG GGATTTGGGTGTGAATAGATCTAACGCCAATGAGCATCGTAAGATATCAGTGTCATCCCCCGAGAAGGAGGACCGGTATTATACAACGAGAGGGTCAGTAGTCGTGGACGATAGCAGCAAGTTGCTCGTGGATGCAagggaggaaaagaaaaagatggtTTGGCCGAAATTGCACATCACATTGtcaagtaaagaaaaagaagaagattttttGGCTATGAAAGGTTGCAAGCTTCCTCAAAGACCTAAGAAAAGGGCCAAGTTGATACAAAGAACCATTCTT ttgGTGCAACCAGGTACGTGGTTGCAAGATTTGTGCCCAGAAAGGTATGAAGTAAGAGAGAAGAAGACCTCTAAGAAG AAACCAAGAGGATTGAAAGCAATGGGAAGCATGGAAAGTGACTCAGAATGA